One Clupea harengus chromosome 3, Ch_v2.0.2, whole genome shotgun sequence DNA window includes the following coding sequences:
- the grm3 gene encoding metabotropic glutamate receptor 3 codes for MPVGVQPLLLALMGARLLLPSCGDTPRREIKIDGDLVLGGLFPIHEKGLGMDECGRINEDRGIQRLEAMLFAIDRINEDMSLLPGVQLGVHILDTCSRDTYALEQALEFVRASLTKVDDTEFICPDGSYALQEDSPLAIAGVIGGSYSSVSIQVANLLRLFQIPQISYASTSAKLSDKSRYDYFARTVPPDFYQAKAMAEILRVFNWTYVSTVASEGDYGETGIEAFEQEARLRNICIATSEKVGRSSSKRSSYEAVVRQLQQKANARVAVLFLRSDDARELLAAAARLNASFLWVASDGWGAQESIVKGHEASADGAITLELAAHAVPEFNRHFTRLRPENNARNPWYWDFWEQKFQCSLGGSSGSGSGSSLGVPQKPCDHSLAVDESNFEPESKIMFVVNAVYAMAHALHRMQRALCSNTTLLCDAMRSLDGRKLYRDFLLNVSFRAPFSPPGTESVVKFDAYGDGMGRYNIYNYQHSPDSDRYSYVQVGEWAETLSLNEPLIGWPRSGAVPTSQCSDPCARNEMKKMQAGEYCCWICTPCESYEYLSDEFTCAPCPPGQWPTEDLSGCFDLPEDYIMWEDAWAIGPISIACLGFVCTLGVFAVFVRNNDTPLVKASGRELCYILLLGVFMSYALTFVFIAKPSPAVCTLRRLGLGTSFAVCYSALLTKTNRISRIFNGVKDSAQRPRFISPSSQVFICLSLISVQLLLVSVWMLLEVPGTRRFTLPERRQTVILKCNVRDSSMLLSLTYDVLLVVLCTVYAFKTRKCPENFNEAKFIGFTMYTTCIIWLAFLPIFYVTSSDYRVQTTTMCISVSLSGFVVLGCMFAPKVHIIMFQPQKNVTSHRLNLNRFSVSGPATTYASHASVSAHYVPTVCNGREIVDSTTSSL; via the exons ATGCCAGTGGGGGTGCAGCCTCtcctgctggccctgatggggGCCAGGTTGCTGCTGCCCTCCTGCGGAGACACCCCGCGCCGCGAGATCAAGATCGACGGCGACCTGGTCCTCGGCGGCCTCTTCCCCATCCACGAGAAGGGCCTGGGCATGGACGAGTGCGGCCGCATCAACGAGGACCGCGGCATCCAGCGCCTGGAGGCCATGCTGTTCGCCATCGACCGCATCAACGAAGACATGTCGCTGCTGCCCGGCGTGCAGCTGGGCGTGCACATCCTGGACACGTGCTCGCGCGACACCTACGCCCTGGAGCAGGCGCTGGAGTTTGTGCGCGCCTCGCTCACCAAGGTGGACGACACCGAGTTCATCTGCCCCGACGGCTCGTACGCGCTGCAGGAGGACAGCCCGCTTGCCATCGCCGGTGTCATCGGCGGCTCCTACAGTAGCGTGTCCATACAG GTTGCCAACTTGTTGCGGCTTTTCCAGATCCCCCAGATCAGCTACGCCTCCACCAGTGCGAAGCTGAGCGACAAGAGCCGCTACGACTACTTCGCCCGCACGGTCCCGCCCGACTTCTACCAGGCCAAGGCCATGGCCGAGATCCTGCGGGTCTTCAACTGGACCTACGTGTCCACGGTGGCGTCGGAGGGCGACTACGGCGAGACGGGCATCGAGGCCTTCGAGCAGGAGGCGCGCCTGCGCAACATCTGCATCGCCACCTCGGAGAAGGTGGGCCGGTCCAGCTCCAAGCGCTCGTCCTACGAGGCGGTGGTgaggcagctgcagcagaaggCCAACGCGCGCGTGGCCGTGCTCTTCCTGCGCAGCGACGACGCCCGCGAGCTGCTGGCCGCCGCCGCCCGCCTCAACGCCTCCTTCCTGTGGGTGGCCAGCGACGGCTGGGGCGCCCAGGAGAGCATCGTCAAGGGCCACGAGGCCTCGGCCGACGGCGCCATCACGCTGGAGCTGGCCGCCCACGCCGTCCCGGAGTTCAACCGACACTTCACGCGTCTGCGGCCCGAGAACAACGCGCGCAACCCCTGGTACTGGGACTTCTGGGAGCAGAAGTTTCAGTGCTCACTGgggggcagcagtggcagtggcagtggcagcagcctGGGTGTGCCTCAGAAGCCGTGTGATCACAGCCTGGCCGTGGACGAGTCCAACTTCGAGCCGGAGTCCAAGATCATGTTCGTGGTGAACGCGGTGTACGCCATGGCGCACGCGCTGCACCGCATGCAGAGGGCGCTCTGCTCCAACACCACGCTGCTCTGCGACGCCATGCGCAGCCTGGACGGCAGGAAGCTCTACAGGGACTTCCTGCTCAACGTCAGCTTCAGAG ctcctttctcccctcccgGCACGGAGAGCGTGGTGAAGTTCGACGCCTACGGCGACGGCATGGGCCGCTACAACATCTACAACTACCAGCACTCGCCGGACAGCGACCGCTACAGCTACGTGCAGGTGGGCGAGTGGGCCGAGACCCTGTCCCTCAACGAGCCCCTGATCGGCTGGCCCCGGAGCGGCGCAGTGCCCACCTCGCAGTGCAGCGACCCGTGCGCCCGCAACGAGATGAAGAAGATGCAGGCGGGCGAGTACTGCTGCTGGATCTGCACGCCCTGCGAGTCCTACGAGTACCTGTCCGACGAGTTCACCTGCGCGCCCTGCCCGCCCGGCCAGTGGCCCACCGAGGACCTGAGCGGCTGCTTCGACCTGCCCGAGGACTACATCATGTGGGAGGACGCCTGGGCCATCGGCCCCATCAGCATCGCCTGCCTGGGCTTCGTGTGCACGCTGGGGGTGTTTGCCGTGTTCGTGCGGAATAACGACACGCCGCTGGTCAAGGCGTCGGGCCGCGAGCTCTGCTACATCCTCCTCCTGGGCGTCTTCATGTCCTACGCGCTGACGTTCGTGTTCATCGCCAAGCCGTCGCCGGCCGTGTGCACGCTGCGTCGCCTGGGCCTGGGCACGTCGTTCGCCGTCTGCTACTCGGCGCTGCTCACCAAGACCAACCGCATCTCGCGCATCTTCAACGGCGTGAAGGACAGCGCCCAGCGGCCGCGCTTCATCAGCCCCAGCTCGCAGGTCTTCATCTGCCTGTCGCTCATCTCCgtgcagctgctgctggtgtccGTGTGGATGCTGCTGGAGGTGCCGGGGACGCGGCGCTTCACGCTGCCCGAGCGGCGGCAGACGGTCATCCTCAAGTGCAACGTGCGCGACTCCAGCATGCTGCTGTCGCTCACCTACGACGTGCTGCTGGTCGTGCTGTGCACCGTCTACGCCTTCAAGACGCGCAAGTGCCCCGAAAACTTCAACGAGGCCAAGTTCATCGGCTTCACCATGTACACCACCTGCATCATCTGGCTGGCATTCCTGCCCATCTTCTACGTCACCTCCAGCGACTACAGG GTCCAAACCACAACCATGTGCATCTCTGTCAGTCTGAGCGGCTTTGTGGTTCTGGGCTGCATGTTTGCCCCGAAGGTCCACATCATCATGTTCCAGCCCCAGAAGAACGTGACCAGCCATCGGCTCAACCTCAACCGCTTCAGCGTCAGCGGCCCGGCCACCACATACGCATCTCACG